The proteins below are encoded in one region of Aquisphaera giovannonii:
- a CDS encoding Fur family transcriptional regulator, translating to MPNDLSDLLRAHGLQVTAQRLAVLRAVTARPHCTADEVAARVRAEIGTISRQAVYDALGALAANGLVRRIQPAGSPALYENRVGDNHHHLICRSCGKTVDVDCVVGAMPCLSPSDTAGYRIDEAEVIFWGLCPDCVVTQASPDRE from the coding sequence ATGCCCAACGATCTTTCCGACTTGCTTCGGGCTCATGGCCTCCAGGTGACGGCCCAGCGGCTTGCCGTGCTCCGGGCCGTGACGGCGCGGCCGCATTGCACGGCGGATGAGGTCGCGGCGCGAGTGCGCGCGGAGATTGGAACGATATCGCGGCAGGCCGTGTATGACGCCCTCGGGGCCCTGGCGGCGAACGGCCTGGTCCGCCGCATCCAGCCCGCGGGGTCGCCGGCGCTCTACGAGAATCGCGTCGGCGACAACCACCACCACCTCATCTGCCGCTCCTGCGGCAAGACGGTGGACGTGGACTGCGTCGTCGGCGCGATGCCGTGCCTGAGCCCGTCGGATACCGCGGGCTATCGGATCGATGAGGCGGAGGTGATCTTCTGGGGGCTGTGCCCCGACTGCGTCGTCACGCAGGCGTCCCCGGATCGTGAATGA
- a CDS encoding Gfo/Idh/MocA family protein: MGESQNARLRVGVVGLGRLWESRHKPSLLRLKDRFRVTAVYDQVHRRARTEAANLNCVACEGLTSLVARPDVDVVYLLCPQWFGLHPAGLACDAKKPVYCGLPLAASPEELEQLARRVDESGVAFMPEFARRCYPATLRLKELLATSLGEPRLILGQSRLLGFDRYAVPGPTTQLAPAPLLVDPGSYLLDWCCFLMGALPESVIGTKAQVIPAAEARGSDPDFVSLLAAFPGGASAQVSFARYDRGRWGEASRFLPASGFQVFAERGAAWLELPERIQWSDASGTHEERLPMEPTVGDALNEQFYRLVHGEPSPAPTIRDAVRVAGLVREIERSLSEGRVIGLAEPSR, encoded by the coding sequence TTGGGAGAGTCGCAGAACGCCCGGCTCCGGGTGGGAGTCGTCGGCCTGGGCCGCCTCTGGGAGAGCCGCCACAAGCCGTCGCTGCTCCGCCTCAAGGACCGCTTCCGGGTGACCGCCGTCTACGACCAGGTCCACCGGCGGGCCCGCACGGAGGCGGCGAACCTCAACTGCGTCGCCTGCGAGGGGTTGACTTCCCTCGTCGCCCGGCCGGATGTGGATGTCGTCTACCTGCTCTGCCCGCAGTGGTTCGGGCTCCATCCCGCCGGGCTGGCCTGCGACGCGAAGAAGCCGGTCTATTGCGGCCTCCCCCTGGCCGCGTCGCCCGAGGAGCTGGAACAACTTGCCAGGCGCGTGGACGAGTCTGGCGTCGCGTTCATGCCGGAGTTCGCCCGACGCTGCTACCCTGCGACGCTCCGCCTGAAGGAGTTGCTGGCGACGTCGCTGGGCGAGCCCCGCCTGATCCTGGGCCAGTCCCGACTCCTCGGGTTCGACCGCTACGCCGTCCCGGGCCCGACGACGCAGCTCGCCCCGGCGCCCTTGCTGGTGGACCCGGGGAGCTACCTGCTGGACTGGTGCTGCTTCCTGATGGGCGCCCTGCCCGAGTCGGTGATCGGGACGAAGGCCCAGGTGATCCCGGCCGCGGAGGCCCGGGGCTCGGACCCCGATTTCGTGAGCCTGCTCGCCGCGTTCCCCGGCGGGGCCTCCGCCCAGGTCTCCTTCGCGCGTTACGACCGCGGGCGATGGGGAGAGGCCAGCCGGTTCCTCCCCGCCTCGGGCTTCCAGGTCTTCGCCGAGCGTGGCGCGGCGTGGCTGGAGCTGCCGGAGCGGATCCAGTGGTCGGACGCCTCCGGCACGCACGAGGAACGCCTCCCGATGGAGCCGACCGTCGGCGATGCGCTCAACGAGCAGTTCTACCGCCTGGTCCACGGCGAGCCCTCGCCCGCCCCGACGATCCGGGACGCCGTCCGCGTCGCCGGCCTGGTGCGGGAGATCGAGCGGAGCCTGTCGGAAGGCCGGGTGATCGGGCTCGCGGAGCCGAGCCGTTGA
- a CDS encoding FGGY-family carbohydrate kinase, whose protein sequence is MSNAQATDRLVLGLDMGTQSLRAALVDLKGRTVAYGVEPIETTYPRPAWAEQEPRQWWAATRSAIAKALEKSGASPGQIAAIGLDCTACTVLACDLEGNPLRPALLWMDQRSYREADAISATADPILRYVSGRVSPEWMLPKALWLKNNEPDTYRKAGRIVECTNWMMYKLTGHWTLSLNHVAVKWNYARPDGGWPLAMMAKVGLDDLPGKWPDEIVPLGKGDDRLSARAAEELGLKAGTPVAQGGIDAYLGMLGLGATNDGDVAAIVGSSTCHLAQCKDGVFGSGAAGCYPDATVEGLYTIEAGQTATGSILDWYRRHFAAREQAEADRRGVNVYSVLDEEAAKVPPGADGLVVRDDFQGNRSPYKNPQARGAIVGLSLAHGPGHIFRALYEATACGTRHILEDASKHGLKVHRVFLGGGGAKSPLWLQIHADILKRPVLLTRESESCALGSAMIAAIAAGEFADLDEAARAMVAIEKTVDPNPANADAYDELFAKYVDLYSRLNA, encoded by the coding sequence ATGAGCAACGCACAGGCGACCGACCGACTGGTCCTGGGACTCGACATGGGCACGCAGAGCCTGCGGGCCGCGCTCGTGGACCTGAAGGGCCGCACCGTGGCCTACGGCGTGGAGCCGATCGAGACCACCTACCCGCGACCGGCCTGGGCCGAGCAGGAACCGAGGCAGTGGTGGGCCGCGACCAGATCGGCCATCGCGAAGGCCCTCGAGAAGTCCGGCGCCTCGCCGGGGCAGATCGCCGCGATCGGCCTGGACTGCACCGCCTGCACGGTCCTCGCCTGCGACCTGGAGGGCAACCCGCTCCGGCCGGCCCTCCTCTGGATGGACCAGCGCTCCTACCGCGAGGCCGACGCCATCAGCGCGACGGCCGACCCGATCCTCCGCTACGTCTCCGGCCGCGTCTCCCCGGAGTGGATGCTGCCCAAGGCGCTCTGGCTCAAGAACAACGAGCCGGACACCTACCGCAAGGCGGGGCGGATCGTCGAGTGCACCAACTGGATGATGTACAAGTTGACGGGCCACTGGACGCTGTCGCTGAATCACGTCGCCGTGAAGTGGAATTACGCCCGCCCCGACGGAGGCTGGCCGCTGGCGATGATGGCGAAGGTCGGGCTGGACGACCTGCCGGGGAAATGGCCCGACGAGATCGTGCCCCTCGGCAAGGGCGACGACCGCCTGAGCGCCAGGGCGGCCGAGGAGCTCGGCCTTAAGGCCGGCACGCCCGTGGCCCAGGGCGGCATCGACGCCTACCTCGGGATGCTCGGGCTCGGGGCGACGAACGACGGCGACGTCGCGGCGATCGTCGGCTCCAGCACCTGCCACCTGGCCCAGTGCAAGGACGGCGTGTTCGGCTCGGGCGCCGCGGGCTGCTATCCCGACGCGACGGTCGAGGGGCTGTACACGATCGAGGCCGGCCAGACGGCCACCGGATCGATCCTCGATTGGTACCGCCGCCACTTCGCGGCCCGCGAGCAGGCCGAGGCGGACCGACGCGGCGTGAACGTCTACAGCGTCCTCGACGAGGAGGCGGCCAAGGTTCCGCCCGGCGCCGATGGGCTGGTCGTCCGCGACGACTTCCAGGGCAATCGTTCGCCCTACAAGAACCCGCAGGCCCGCGGCGCGATCGTCGGACTTTCGCTGGCGCATGGCCCGGGCCATATCTTTCGCGCCCTCTACGAGGCGACCGCCTGCGGCACGCGGCACATCCTCGAGGACGCCTCGAAGCACGGCCTGAAGGTCCACCGCGTCTTCCTGGGCGGCGGCGGCGCCAAGTCCCCGCTCTGGCTCCAGATCCACGCCGACATCCTCAAGCGGCCCGTCCTCCTGACCCGCGAGAGCGAGTCCTGCGCCCTCGGCTCCGCCATGATCGCCGCCATCGCCGCCGGCGAGTTCGCCGACCTCGACGAGGCCGCCCGCGCGATGGTGGCCATCGAGAAGACCGTGGACCCGAATCCGGCGAACGCGGATGCCTACGACGAGCTCTTCGCGAAGTACGTGGATCTCTACTCGCGGCTGAATGCCTGA
- a CDS encoding ATP-binding protein, producing MSLATRISAFFLVLLGLVLAGFSCTLYALARTYLVRQLDDRLQRGLDTLEAAVDIEPGGLEWEPTDRRIALGVDSGISAVRWSIRDGGGSRVDLSANAMASDFPRDWAPASWSAPRSEATRFGDAPGWRMAGRKLVLADLLRQGRGHPDDEPGYEVQYPELVLVAGLSPAPVEAALNRLGLALVTLSAGVWVAAAAAGHVLARRALAPVRRMARVATAMTAADLGRRLPTPGTADELDEVGDAFNGLLERLSGAFDDQRRFAGAASHQLRTPLAALLGQVQVARRRDRSPEEYRRVLDRVLDEGGRLRGIVESLLFLADPEDVPVEMGTLDLARWLPEHLACWEDHTRRKDLRVEVREGGGLAARVNPHLLGQLLDNLLENAFKYSPPGSPVAVRCWSEPGVVVLGVEDRGPGLSPAELARVFDPFYRTDQARREGRPGVGLGLPVARRIAAALGGSLAATSGPGPGCLFTLRLPTEPVTDLRENETEAGHDA from the coding sequence ATGAGCCTCGCGACTCGCATCTCGGCGTTCTTCCTGGTCCTCCTCGGGCTGGTCCTCGCCGGCTTCTCCTGCACCTTGTACGCGCTCGCGAGGACGTACCTGGTCCGTCAGCTGGACGACCGGCTGCAACGGGGGCTCGACACGCTGGAGGCGGCGGTGGACATCGAGCCGGGGGGCCTGGAATGGGAGCCGACCGACCGGAGGATCGCGCTGGGCGTCGATTCGGGCATCAGCGCCGTGAGGTGGTCCATCCGCGACGGGGGAGGCTCGCGCGTGGACCTCTCGGCGAACGCGATGGCCTCGGACTTCCCGCGCGACTGGGCCCCCGCCTCCTGGTCGGCCCCGAGGTCGGAGGCCACGCGATTCGGCGACGCGCCGGGGTGGAGGATGGCCGGCCGGAAGCTGGTCCTCGCCGACCTGCTCCGGCAGGGGCGCGGGCATCCGGACGACGAGCCGGGCTATGAGGTCCAGTATCCCGAGCTGGTGCTGGTCGCCGGCCTCTCCCCCGCCCCGGTCGAGGCCGCGCTGAACCGGCTCGGCCTGGCGTTGGTCACGCTCTCTGCGGGGGTCTGGGTCGCGGCGGCCGCGGCCGGGCATGTGCTGGCCCGTCGGGCCCTCGCGCCGGTCAGGCGGATGGCCCGCGTGGCGACCGCCATGACGGCCGCGGACCTGGGCCGGAGGCTCCCCACCCCCGGGACCGCGGACGAGCTGGATGAGGTGGGAGACGCATTCAACGGCCTCCTGGAGCGATTGAGCGGGGCCTTCGACGACCAGCGACGCTTCGCCGGCGCGGCCTCGCACCAGCTCCGGACCCCGCTCGCGGCGCTGCTGGGCCAGGTGCAGGTGGCGAGGCGACGCGACCGATCGCCGGAGGAATACCGGCGTGTCCTCGACCGCGTCCTCGACGAAGGGGGCCGGCTCCGCGGCATCGTCGAGTCGCTCCTCTTCCTGGCCGACCCCGAGGACGTGCCGGTGGAGATGGGGACGTTGGACCTGGCCCGCTGGCTCCCCGAGCACCTGGCCTGCTGGGAGGATCACACGCGTCGCAAAGACCTTCGCGTCGAGGTCCGGGAAGGCGGAGGCCTCGCGGCCCGCGTCAATCCGCACCTGCTGGGCCAGCTCCTGGACAACCTGCTGGAGAACGCCTTCAAGTACAGCCCGCCGGGGTCGCCGGTCGCCGTCCGATGCTGGTCCGAGCCCGGGGTGGTCGTCCTGGGCGTGGAGGACCGGGGCCCGGGGCTGTCACCGGCGGAGCTGGCACGGGTCTTCGACCCCTTCTACCGCACCGACCAGGCCCGGCGGGAGGGCCGGCCGGGAGTCGGCCTCGGGTTGCCGGTGGCCCGGCGGATCGCCGCCGCCCTGGGAGGCTCGCTCGCCGCCACGAGCGGCCCGGGGCCCGGCTGCCTCTTCACGCTCAGGCTGCCCACCGAGCCCGTTACGGACCTGCGCGAGAACGAAACGGAGGCCGGGCACGACGCCTAG
- the katG gene encoding catalase/peroxidase HPI, translating into MSEQATKCPFTGAGLKHAAGGGTTNRDWWPHELRVDLLNQHSARSNPMGQGFHYAEEFKTLDLAAVKADLAALMTDSQDWWPADFGHYGPLFIRMAWHSAGTYRIADGRGGGGRGQQRYAPLNSWPDNVSLDKARRLLWPIKQKYGRKISWADLMILAGNVALETMGFKTFGFAGGREDTWEPDNDVYWGNEKKWLGGDLRYGKGDPDGDEGVLVADAETHGSQNDRTENGRHLENPLAAVQMGLIYVNPEGPEGHPDPAAAAHDIRETFGRMAMNDEETVALIAGGHTFGKTHGAGPASNVGADPGAAGLELQGLGWSNAFGTGRGADTITSGLEVTWTSTPTKWGMGYFANLFGYEWELTKSPAGAHQWTPKDGAGAGTVPHAHDPSKRIAPAMLTTDIALRVDPIYEKISRRFYENPDQFADAFARAWYKLTHRDMGPRSRYLGPEVPAEELLWQDPIPAVDHPLVDEQDVSALKARIAASGLTVSQLVSTAWASASTFRGSDKRGGANGARIRLAPQKDWEVNQPAQLADVLKALEKIRAEFNAAQPGGKKVSLADLIVLAGGVGVELAAKKAGHDVAVPFTPGRMDASAEQTDVESFAVLEPFADGFRNYLKGRFSVPAEALLIDRAQLLTLTTPEMTALVGGLRVLGANARPSGHGVFTERPETLTNDFFVNLLDMGTEWRPLSEAADEFEGRCRKTGERKWTATRTDLVFGSDSRLRAVAEVYASSDAEDKFVRDFVAAWTRVMNLDRFDVA; encoded by the coding sequence ATGTCAGAGCAGGCGACGAAGTGCCCCTTCACCGGTGCAGGCCTCAAGCACGCCGCGGGCGGCGGGACGACCAACCGCGACTGGTGGCCGCACGAGTTGAGGGTGGACCTGCTGAACCAGCATTCGGCGCGGTCCAATCCCATGGGCCAGGGTTTCCACTACGCCGAGGAATTCAAGACGCTGGACCTCGCGGCGGTGAAGGCGGACCTCGCGGCCCTGATGACGGACTCGCAGGACTGGTGGCCGGCCGACTTCGGCCACTACGGCCCGCTCTTCATCCGGATGGCCTGGCACAGCGCGGGGACGTATCGGATCGCCGACGGCCGCGGGGGCGGCGGGCGGGGCCAGCAGCGCTATGCCCCGCTCAACAGCTGGCCGGACAACGTCAGCCTGGACAAGGCGCGTCGCCTGCTCTGGCCGATCAAGCAGAAGTACGGGCGGAAGATTTCGTGGGCGGACCTGATGATCCTCGCGGGCAACGTCGCGCTGGAGACCATGGGCTTCAAGACGTTCGGCTTCGCCGGGGGCCGCGAGGACACCTGGGAGCCGGACAACGACGTCTACTGGGGCAATGAGAAGAAGTGGCTGGGCGGCGACCTCCGGTACGGCAAGGGCGACCCGGACGGCGACGAAGGCGTCCTCGTGGCCGACGCGGAGACGCACGGGAGCCAGAACGACCGGACCGAGAACGGCCGTCACCTGGAGAATCCGCTCGCGGCGGTCCAGATGGGCCTGATCTACGTCAACCCGGAAGGCCCCGAAGGCCATCCCGACCCGGCCGCCGCGGCCCACGACATCCGCGAGACCTTCGGGCGGATGGCGATGAACGACGAGGAGACGGTGGCCCTGATCGCCGGCGGCCACACGTTCGGCAAGACCCACGGCGCGGGGCCGGCCTCGAACGTCGGGGCCGACCCCGGGGCGGCCGGCCTGGAATTGCAGGGCCTCGGCTGGAGCAACGCGTTCGGCACGGGCAGGGGGGCCGACACGATCACCAGCGGCCTGGAGGTCACCTGGACGAGCACGCCGACGAAGTGGGGCATGGGCTACTTCGCCAACCTCTTCGGCTACGAGTGGGAGCTGACGAAGAGCCCCGCCGGGGCGCACCAGTGGACCCCGAAGGACGGCGCCGGAGCGGGCACGGTGCCCCACGCGCACGACCCCTCCAAGCGGATCGCGCCGGCCATGCTCACGACGGACATCGCCCTCCGGGTCGACCCGATCTATGAGAAGATCTCGAGGCGCTTTTACGAGAATCCGGACCAGTTCGCCGACGCATTCGCCCGCGCCTGGTACAAGCTGACGCACCGCGACATGGGGCCTCGCTCCCGGTACCTCGGCCCCGAGGTCCCCGCCGAGGAGCTCCTCTGGCAGGACCCGATCCCCGCGGTGGACCACCCGCTCGTCGACGAGCAGGATGTCTCCGCGCTGAAGGCCAGGATCGCCGCGTCCGGGCTGACGGTCTCGCAGCTGGTCTCGACCGCGTGGGCGTCCGCGTCCACGTTCCGCGGCTCCGACAAGCGCGGCGGCGCCAACGGCGCCCGCATCCGCCTGGCCCCTCAGAAGGACTGGGAGGTCAACCAGCCCGCCCAGCTCGCCGACGTGCTCAAGGCGCTCGAAAAGATCCGGGCCGAGTTCAACGCGGCCCAGCCCGGCGGCAAGAAGGTCTCGCTCGCCGACCTCATCGTCCTGGCCGGTGGCGTGGGCGTCGAGCTGGCTGCGAAGAAGGCCGGGCACGACGTGGCCGTCCCGTTCACGCCGGGGCGGATGGACGCCTCGGCGGAGCAGACCGACGTGGAGAGCTTCGCCGTGCTCGAACCGTTCGCCGACGGCTTCCGGAACTATCTCAAGGGCCGGTTCTCCGTGCCGGCCGAGGCGCTCCTGATCGACAGGGCGCAGCTGCTCACGCTCACCACGCCGGAGATGACGGCCCTCGTCGGCGGCCTGCGGGTGCTGGGTGCCAACGCCCGTCCGTCCGGCCACGGCGTCTTCACCGAGCGTCCGGAAACGCTGACGAACGACTTCTTCGTGAACCTGCTCGACATGGGCACCGAATGGCGCCCGCTCTCCGAGGCGGCCGATGAATTCGAGGGCCGCTGCCGCAAGACCGGCGAGCGGAAGTGGACCGCCACGCGGACCGACCTGGTCTTCGGCTCGGATTCCCGCCTCCGGGCCGTGGCGGAGGTCTACGCCAGCTCCGATGCGGAGGATAAGTTCGTCCGCGACTTCGTGGCCGCCTGGACCAGGGTCATGAATCTCGACCGCTTCGACGTCGCGTGA
- the dtd gene encoding D-aminoacyl-tRNA deacylase, giving the protein MRAVVQRVSRASVEVDGDTVGRIGAGFVVLLGVARGDAEADAAWLAEKVLGLRVFEDDGGKMNRSVVDVRGGLLVVSQFTLLADCRAGRRPSFAGAAEPAEAERLYERFVGILRSSDLEIATGVFRAMMQVSLVNDGPVTLLLDSRKAF; this is encoded by the coding sequence ATGCGTGCAGTTGTCCAGCGCGTCTCGCGAGCTTCGGTCGAGGTCGACGGCGACACGGTCGGCCGGATCGGCGCCGGATTCGTGGTCCTCCTGGGCGTGGCCCGGGGCGACGCGGAGGCAGATGCGGCCTGGCTCGCCGAGAAGGTCCTGGGCCTGCGCGTGTTCGAGGACGACGGGGGGAAGATGAACCGGAGCGTCGTCGATGTCCGCGGCGGCCTCCTCGTCGTGAGCCAGTTCACGCTCCTGGCGGACTGCCGCGCCGGTCGCCGGCCGAGCTTCGCCGGCGCGGCCGAGCCCGCGGAGGCCGAGCGGCTCTACGAGCGGTTCGTCGGGATCCTGCGGAGCTCGGACCTGGAGATCGCCACGGGCGTCTTCCGGGCGATGATGCAGGTCTCCCTCGTCAATGACGGCCCCGTCACCCTGCTGCTGGACAGTCGCAAGGCGTTCTGA
- a CDS encoding ArnT family glycosyltransferase, with the protein MGSSPGSILWPGLVAAAAVVGLALILDSAGRTSATYDEPTYLRVAARWWRTGEQAEITRMGSPLTFWKIQHAPVFWALDLAGRGDLIDDPIRRQAELLPIVRMGSAWIWLVGLLLTAGWSRALYGERAMAMSAWLFALSPNLLAHGGLVTMEMPIVACTTAVLLLFWLFRATGRRRWLWASAAAAGLAFSCKSTAVLLPPILAAAWWIDELFRAGRVGIASRTSRIACTMAGFVAVMLAADVLVTGFAMMPLSGSTGEHPSISARFGARLGPLLRAIYEARWPQDWVGFATQVHHQMSGGPSYLLGERRMTGWRSYYLIAMAVKVPATFWLLIAGRAALEPRLRRRTITAGRDPHDAIVPVMVLLFVTVASLGSTRNYGIRYMLPMAPAAIVWVSGLSAGLGPSRSLGDTPGGRGTGKVAVAPAAIGCTPIVGLGLLGQAIAVASSHPFELTYFNAIAGGPIGGRRILADSNLDWGQGLRGLARLQRDRPELRDLTLYYFGDTNPAYYGVSGVLHVVNAVDDHSLLPPLRTVRTRYVAVSASLQHGPWGPEGFFRELDGMRPTCLTDDTTIAVYLWIKVGEKP; encoded by the coding sequence ATGGGAAGTTCGCCCGGATCGATCCTCTGGCCGGGGCTCGTCGCGGCCGCGGCGGTCGTCGGGCTCGCGCTGATCCTCGACTCCGCCGGGAGGACGTCGGCGACCTACGACGAGCCGACGTACCTGCGCGTGGCGGCCCGCTGGTGGCGGACCGGAGAGCAGGCCGAGATCACCCGCATGGGCTCCCCCCTGACCTTCTGGAAGATCCAGCACGCCCCCGTCTTCTGGGCCCTCGACCTCGCCGGCCGCGGCGACCTCATCGACGATCCGATCCGCCGACAGGCGGAGTTGCTGCCGATCGTCCGCATGGGCTCCGCGTGGATCTGGCTGGTCGGGCTGCTCCTCACCGCGGGCTGGAGCCGCGCCCTCTACGGCGAGCGGGCCATGGCGATGTCGGCCTGGCTCTTCGCCCTCAGCCCCAACCTGCTCGCGCACGGCGGGCTCGTGACCATGGAGATGCCGATCGTCGCCTGCACGACGGCCGTCCTGCTGCTCTTCTGGCTGTTCCGCGCGACCGGACGACGGCGATGGCTCTGGGCCTCCGCCGCGGCCGCCGGCCTGGCGTTCTCGTGCAAGTCCACGGCGGTCCTCCTCCCGCCAATCCTGGCCGCCGCGTGGTGGATTGACGAACTGTTCCGGGCCGGGCGCGTCGGCATCGCGTCGAGGACGTCGCGGATCGCCTGCACCATGGCCGGCTTCGTCGCCGTCATGCTCGCGGCCGACGTCCTCGTCACCGGCTTCGCGATGATGCCCCTCAGCGGCTCGACGGGCGAGCACCCGAGCATCTCCGCCCGGTTCGGTGCCCGGCTTGGGCCCCTGTTGCGGGCGATCTACGAGGCCCGCTGGCCCCAGGACTGGGTCGGCTTCGCGACCCAGGTCCACCATCAGATGTCGGGCGGGCCGAGCTACCTGCTCGGGGAGCGACGGATGACCGGCTGGCGGTCGTACTACCTGATCGCGATGGCCGTCAAGGTGCCCGCGACGTTCTGGCTGTTGATCGCGGGACGAGCCGCGCTGGAGCCGCGCCTTCGCCGCCGGACGATCACCGCCGGACGCGATCCGCACGACGCCATCGTGCCGGTCATGGTGCTCTTGTTCGTGACGGTCGCGTCGCTCGGGTCCACGCGCAACTACGGCATCCGCTACATGCTGCCGATGGCCCCGGCGGCGATCGTCTGGGTCTCGGGCCTCTCGGCGGGTCTCGGTCCATCGAGGTCCCTGGGCGACACTCCGGGTGGCCGCGGGACCGGGAAGGTCGCGGTCGCGCCCGCGGCGATCGGATGCACCCCGATCGTCGGCCTGGGATTACTCGGCCAGGCGATCGCCGTCGCCTCGTCGCATCCGTTCGAGCTGACGTATTTCAACGCCATCGCGGGCGGTCCGATCGGGGGCCGGCGGATCCTCGCGGACTCGAACCTCGACTGGGGCCAGGGGCTCCGGGGCCTGGCGAGGCTCCAGCGAGACCGGCCCGAATTGCGCGACCTCACCCTCTACTACTTCGGCGACACGAACCCGGCGTATTACGGCGTGAGTGGCGTGCTCCACGTCGTGAACGCGGTGGACGACCACTCGCTCCTGCCGCCCTTGCGCACGGTCCGGACGCGATACGTCGCGGTGTCCGCCTCGCTCCAGCACGGTCCGTGGGGGCCGGAGGGTTTCTTCCGGGAGCTGGACGGGATGAGGCCGACTTGCCTGACCGATGACACGACGATCGCGGTCTATTTATGGATAAAGGTCGGCGAGAAGCCGTGA
- a CDS encoding response regulator transcription factor, giving the protein MGIRVLVVEDEENIADYLVRGLREEGFTVEHAADGVEGGKALRSGPWDVVLLDWWLPGVEGLTLLRQFRERDRRTPVLLLTARHQVQFRVQGLNSGADDYLCKPFDFDELVARVRALLRRRDDGAGTVLEYGGVAADLASQRAERAGRPLDLTAKEFALLVYFLRNPGRVLSRTRIYGQVWQDHSDGMSKTLDVHVFELRRKLEALGPRLIHTRRGQGYVLEAAADADGELP; this is encoded by the coding sequence ATGGGCATCCGGGTCCTGGTCGTCGAGGACGAGGAGAACATCGCGGATTACCTCGTGCGCGGGCTCCGGGAGGAAGGATTCACCGTGGAGCACGCCGCCGATGGCGTCGAGGGCGGGAAGGCCCTCCGGTCGGGGCCCTGGGACGTCGTGCTCCTCGACTGGTGGCTCCCCGGCGTCGAGGGCCTCACGCTCCTTCGCCAGTTCCGCGAGAGGGACCGCCGCACGCCCGTGCTCCTGCTGACGGCCAGGCACCAGGTCCAGTTCCGCGTGCAGGGGCTCAACAGCGGCGCGGACGACTACCTCTGCAAGCCGTTCGACTTCGACGAGCTGGTGGCCCGCGTCCGGGCCCTCCTCCGCCGCCGCGACGACGGCGCGGGGACCGTCCTGGAGTACGGGGGCGTCGCGGCCGACCTCGCATCCCAGCGGGCCGAGCGGGCGGGCCGGCCGCTCGACCTCACCGCCAAGGAGTTCGCCCTTCTCGTCTACTTCCTCCGCAATCCCGGCCGCGTCCTGAGCCGCACCCGGATCTACGGTCAGGTCTGGCAGGACCATTCGGACGGGATGTCGAAGACGCTGGACGTACACGTCTTCGAGCTCAGGCGGAAGCTGGAGGCGCTCGGCCCGCGATTGATCCACACGCGACGGGGTCAGGGCTACGTCCTGGAGGCCGCCGCGGATGCCGACGGCGAGCTCCCATGA